The following coding sequences lie in one Zingiber officinale cultivar Zhangliang chromosome 2B, Zo_v1.1, whole genome shotgun sequence genomic window:
- the LOC122047554 gene encoding TPR repeat-containing protein ZIP4-like: protein MKISELSSPDLRSTSKDATPVLRLLLDDVESSVKVAESLDPSCSPAGLAARLRLSLSSLNQPASATHLLEPVKIHLWKLSYRLWNACVDLSNASELLRGDPPSRKAELAELRHVAADMLCIAGLPLAIPSAAFKSASFFHKTGLIWHELGRFDLAAGCFERATELASAAHSEGTSKIGDEEERQLLLDLHIARARTAWEVGDRNLAIALLNRSKNLILGSPSGFRSLAEQFLLFGKLDLSKKSPEGRSDASRLLTEAMDLCEKGIAAARSRGASGGVETLELDGLKSRCLRFLAADRLQAEDYDGVLKCVRALRSGSVVPPAVEHPSVKYVAMKAWIGVRRLQEAERELMGMMASKEVPEAACVSAAEAYLSNAGPDKAGSVLLGLTGRCHASAAAALRVVQRVAEGGGRGRAKVLAELTADEKVVALFQPSAATKEREAMHALLWNCGAEHFRFKDYEVSVDLFEKSMLYVPRDEEHQSRRANCFRVLSLCHLGLQQIDRAQEFIEQAEKLEPNIKCSFLKYKIYLEKKDENEAIKQMQAMVSCIDFNPEFLTLCTHEAISCRLLPVAIASLSVLLNIYSPGKKMPMTEVAILRNLISLLHRSPNNELEILKYTKYARTRMVEIGVECFFGKGAVGSRELNWLAGISYNMGLTTGNEKKYEFCAKFFELASAFYTAITDEEGVNQATSCKCLIISVGALLNAEKQKEVTLVDSDVKLALEMLVRAEKILPCISSSFNDPREAQAVNQSLHFLHTYCTYELMNRVKDGGRSQQLQLIKSFAASKSCTGHYLLQLGLAASCSEHYDPEVAEFALNACLSALIASPSPDYSSISIVIRKLVCLSASRGNEVGKDDGTYDIYRKAYQIILGLKEGEYPIEEGKWLAMTAWNKSGIAVRMQQVANARIWMKMGLDLARHFNGMDKYICGMEEYLANFERLCCVGDGGNNEGEGNGGSRNSPTTGNIVQICRE from the exons ATGAAGATCTCGGAGCTCTCCTCGCCGGACCTCCGCTCCACCTCCAAGGACGCGACGCCTGTCCTCCGCCTCCTCCTCGACGACGTAGAGTCCTCCGTCAAGGTAGCTGAATCCCTCGACCCCTCTTGCTCCCCGGCAGGTCTCGCCGCACGCCTCCGCCTCTCCCTTTCCTCGCTGAATCAACCCGCCTCCGCCACTCACCTCCTGGAGCCCGTCAAGATCCATCTATGGAAGCTCAGCTACCGCCTCTGGAACGCCTGCGTCGACCTCTCCAATGCCTCCGAGCTTCTCCGCGGCGACCCACCTTCCCGCAAAGCCGAGCTGGCGGAGCTCCGTCACGTCGCTGCCGACATGCTTTGTATTGCCGGACTCCCCCTCGCTATTCCGTCCGCCGCCTTCAAGTCCGCGTCCTTCTTCCACAAGACTGGCCTCATCTGGCACGAGCTCGGCCGGTTCGATCTCGCTGCCGGGTGCTTCGAGCGCGCCACGGAGCTAGCCTCCGCAGCCCATTCGGAGGGAACTTCGAAGATTGGCGACGAGGAGGAGAGGCAGCTCCTCCTTGACCTCCACATTGCCAGGGCGCGTACGGCGTGGGAGGTCGGCGATCGTAATCTCGCGATCGCCCTCTTGAACCGGTCGAAGAATCTAATCCTTGGCTCTCCTTCAGGGTTTCGGTCCCTGGCAGAGCAGTTCCTCCTGTTCGGGAAGCTCGATCTCTCCAAGAAATCCCCCGAGGGGAGATCGGACGCATCGAGGCTTCTCACCGAAGCAATGGATCTGTGCGAGAAGGGGATTGCCGCCGCAAGAAGCCGCGGTGCGAGCGGCGGAGTGGAAACGCTAGAATTGGACGGTTTGAAGAGTCGGTGTCTCCGGTTCCTGGCGGCGGATCGGCTCCAAGCGGAGGACTACGACGGGGTGCTGAAGTGTGTCAGGGCTTTGAGGTCTGGCTCCGTGGTGCCGCCGGCGGTAGAGCACCCGAGCGTGAAGTACGTGGCGATGAAGGCGTGGATTGGCGTGCGGAGGCTTCAGGAAGCGGAGAGGGAGTTGATGGGGATGATGGCCAGCAAGGAGGTTCCGGAGGCTGCGTGCGTCTCAGCTGCGGAGGCGTACCTCTCCAATGCGGGGCCAGATAAGGCAGGATCTGTTTTGCTGGGACTAACCGGGCGGTGTCACGCCAGTGCTGCGGCGGCACTGAGGGTGGTGCAGAGGGTGGCTGAGGGCGGTGGCAGAGGAAGGGCGAAGGTGTTAGCGGAGCTGACGGCCGACGAGAAGGTCGTAGCTTTGTTCCAGCCCTCCGCAGCAACGAAGGAGCGGGAGGCAATGCACGCGCTCCTCTGGAACTG TGGAGCAGAACATTTTAGATTCAAAGATTATGAAGTAAGTGTTGACTTGTTTGAAAAATCAATGCTTTATGTGCCTCGAGACGAGGAACACCAATCGCGCAGAGCAAACTGTTTCAGAGTTCTTTCCCTTTGCCATCTTGGTCTTCAACAGATTGATCGAGCTCAAGAGTTTATTGAACAAGCTGAAAAG CTTGAACCAAACATCAAGTGTTCTTTCCTCAAG TACAAAATTTATCTGGAAAAGAAGGATGAAAATGAAGCCATCAAACAGATGCAAGCAATGGTTAGTTGCATCGATTTCAACCCAGAATTTCTTACCCTCTGTACCCATGAGGCTATTTCGTGTCGGCTTCTTCCTGTTGCTATTGCTTCATTGTCTGTCCTGCTCAACATCTATTCACCTGGGAAGAAAATGCCAATGACTGAAGTTGCAATCTTGAGGAATCTTATCAGCCTCCTCCACAGAAGCCCAAACAATGAGCTAGAGATCCTTAAATATACAAAGTATGCTCGGACCAGAATGGTCGAAATTGGAGTGGAGTGCTTCTTTGGCAAGGGAGCCGTTGGTAGCCGTGAGCTGAATTGGCTTGCTGGAATTTCCTATAACATGGGGTTAACAACTGGAAACGAGAAGAAGTATGAATTCTGTGCCAAGTTCTTTGAATTGGCATCTGCTTTTTACACTGCAATCACTGATGAGGAAGGTGTGAATCAAGCTACATCTTGCAAATGCTTGATCATCAGTGTGGGTGCCTTGCTTAATGCTGAGAAGCAAAAGGAAGTTACTTTGGTGGACAGTGATGTCAAATTGGCTCTGGAGATGTTGGTGAGAGCTGAAAAG ATATTGCCTTGCATTTCATCCTCGTTCAATGACCCCAGAGAGGCACAGGCAGTGAATCAAAGTCTCCACTTCCTTCACACTTACTGTACATATGAGCTCATGAACCGTGTTAAAGATGGTGGCCGGTCACAGCAGTTACAACTGATAAAAAGCTTTGCTGCTTCTAAATCATGCACTGGACATTACCTTCTCCAATTAGGCCTTGCCGCTTCTTGCAGTGAACATTAcgatccagaagtagctgagtTTGCTCTCAATGCTTGCCTTTCTGCCCTCATTGCATCCCCTTCCCCAGATTACAGTTCGATCAGCATTGTCATCCGCAAGTTGGTCTGCCTTTCTGCATCCAGAGGCAATGAAGTTGGCAAGGATGATGGAACCTATGATATATACCGGAAAGCATACCAGATAATTCTAGGGCTCAAGGAAGGGGAGTATCCTATTGAGGAGGGTAAATGGCTTGCCATGACTGCGTGGAACAAATCAGGCATTGCTGTCCGGATGCAGCAGGTTGCTAATGCAAGGATATGGATGAAAATGGGGTTGGACTTGGCACGGCATTTTAATGGCATGGACAAGTATATATGTGGCATGGAGGAGTATTTGGCTAATTTTGAAAGACTTTGTTGTGTTGGGGATGGTGGAAATAATGAGGGAGAGGGCAATGGAGGATCTCGGAACAGTCCTACTACAGGGAACATTGTACAGATATGCCGAGAATGA